The sequence GATGCCCTCGATCAGGGCAGTGCCGGCGCGGTCGACCGCGGCGAGCGGTGCTCCGGTCAGCAACTCACGAATGGTGGCGGCGGTCGCCGCGGCCGACAGACCATTGCCCGAATAGGTGCCCGCCTGCATCACCCCGCCGTCGGCCCAGGCCCCCACCACGTGTTCGCGCCCGGCCACCGCTGCCACCGGGAACCCGTTGCCCATCGACTTGGCGAAGGTCGCCACGTCGGGAGTCACCCCGAACCACTCCTGGGCGCCGCCGAGGGCGATGCGGAAGCCGGTCTTCACCTCGTCGAAGATCAACACCACGCCGTGCTCGTCGCACAGGGAACGGAGCCCGGCGAGATAGCCGTCGTCGGGCATCACTCCGAAGTAGTTGCCCATGATCGGCTCCACGATCACGCAGGCGATCCGTCCCCCGTCTCGCACGAACAGGCGCTTCACGGCTTCGAGGTCGTTGAACGGCAGGGTGCGCACCAACGCCCGGATGGCCTCGGGAATGCCGGAGGAGGTTTGCAGCGGCACCGGGCTGCGGCGCGAACCCATGGCGCCGGGTGCCGCACCCGCGGTGGAGAACAGCACGTAGTCGTGGGCGCCGTGATAGGAACCTTCGAACTTGAGGATGATGTCCTTGCCGGTCACCGCCCGGGCGAGCCGGATGGCGTGCATGGTTGCCTCGGTGCCGGTGTTGGTGAACCGCAGCCGGTCCACCCACGGCACCGCCGCCTTGAACAGCTCGGCGGCCTCGATCTCGCGCGCCGACGTCATCGCGAAGGTCGTGCCTGAAGCAGCGGCCTCGGCCACCGCCGAAGAGATGGCGGGATGGGCATGGCCGAGGATCACCGGGCCGAACCCCAACTGGTAGTCGACATACCGCTTGCCGTCCATGTCCTCGACGTAGGCTCCGTCGCCTCGCTGGATCACCAGCGTGTCCTCGGGGCCCCAGTAGCGAAACCCGCTCGACACGCCGTTGACCAGCACGGCGTTCGCCCTCTGATACCAGTCTGAAGTGGTGGGACCCTGCAGGCCCATGGTTTGAACTCCTCTCGCGGAGCGGCGAGTGTAAGGGGTGAGCGCTCCGCTGGTAGCGTCGCTCGTCCGGAGTGGGAGGTGGAAGTGGCCGCGGTGGCCAAGATCTACATCGGCGGAGAGTGGACCGAGGGAACGGGAGACGAGGCCCACGAGCTGATCAGCCCCGTCACCGGGGAGCTCGTGGCCACCGTCCCCATCGCCTCGGCCGCCGACATCGACCGGGCCGTTCTCGCCGCTCGGGCCGCCCAGGACGATTTCCGCCACTGGTCGCCCTTCGAACGGGCCGATCTCTGCCACCGGATCGCCGGAGCGATCGAGGAGATGGTGGAGGAGATCGCCCGGATCCAGACCCTCGAGCAGGGCAAGCCGTACCACGCCGAGTCGTTGGAGGACATCCAGGAGGCGAACCAGTACTTCATCAACGCCGCGGAAGACATCAAGCGCCTCGGCGGTGAAGTGATCCCCACCACCGATCGCAACAAGCGGATGTTCACCTTCCGCCGGCCGGTGGGGGTGTGGGCGGCGATCACGCCGTGGAACTTCCCGGTGACCATCCCGCTCGAGTACATCGGCCCCGCTCTCGCCGCTGGCAACGCGGTGATCGCCAAGCCGCCGGAGTTCACCTCACTGGCCCTACTCAAGCTGGCGGAGGCGTTCGATGCAGCAGGCGTGCCCAAGGGCCTGGTTTCCGTGATCCCGGGCGGGGCCTCGGTGGGTGATGCGCTGGTGAGCCACTCCGGAGTCGATGCCGTCGGCTTCACCGGGTCGAGCGAAACCGGCCGCAAGATCATCGCCCGCATGGGGATCAAGCGCTCGATCATGGAGATGTCGGGGAACGGGCCCACCATCGTCACCGACGACGCCAACATCGCCGCCGCGGCCGAAGCCGCCGTCTACGGGGCGTATTACAACGCCGGCCAGGTCTGCTGTGCCACCGAGCGGGTGATCGTCG is a genomic window of Acidimicrobiia bacterium containing:
- a CDS encoding aspartate aminotransferase family protein codes for the protein MGLQGPTTSDWYQRANAVLVNGVSSGFRYWGPEDTLVIQRGDGAYVEDMDGKRYVDYQLGFGPVILGHAHPAISSAVAEAAASGTTFAMTSAREIEAAELFKAAVPWVDRLRFTNTGTEATMHAIRLARAVTGKDIILKFEGSYHGAHDYVLFSTAGAAPGAMGSRRSPVPLQTSSGIPEAIRALVRTLPFNDLEAVKRLFVRDGGRIACVIVEPIMGNYFGVMPDDGYLAGLRSLCDEHGVVLIFDEVKTGFRIALGGAQEWFGVTPDVATFAKSMGNGFPVAAVAGREHVVGAWADGGVMQAGTYSGNGLSAAATAATIRELLTGAPLAAVDRAGTALIEGIRGICSEKGLAAHVLGPPSMFGIFFGEEPPRDFRDVGGHDEELYSKVVMGMIARGVMPCDDAREPWFVSAAHGDAEVELSLTAFREALGEALG
- a CDS encoding aldehyde dehydrogenase family protein; this encodes MEVAAVAKIYIGGEWTEGTGDEAHELISPVTGELVATVPIASAADIDRAVLAARAAQDDFRHWSPFERADLCHRIAGAIEEMVEEIARIQTLEQGKPYHAESLEDIQEANQYFINAAEDIKRLGGEVIPTTDRNKRMFTFRRPVGVWAAITPWNFPVTIPLEYIGPALAAGNAVIAKPPEFTSLALLKLAEAFDAAGVPKGLVSVIPGGASVGDALVSHSGVDAVGFTGSSETGRKIIARMGIKRSIMEMSGNGPTIVTDDANIAAAAEAAVYGAYYNAGQVCCATERVIVVDSVHDQFVEAALEAATVVRLGDPFDEATNMGPLNNEPTAAKMDRHLADAAERGADVLRGGGRAPGFPTALYYDFTVVDRVPEESLLSTDESFGPVLPILTASDDAEAVAMANRTRLGLQAAVFTNSLQKAFWYADRIRSGTVVINDSTDFWETFQPFGGAAGTDTGWGRGRIEEFTDLQTLVIDVG